In Pseudomonas sp. MYb327, one DNA window encodes the following:
- a CDS encoding winged helix-turn-helix domain-containing protein: MTLAPEQVVHFGPYRIYPGQRLVMESDRPLRLGRRAMDILLILLEHAGKVVSKQQLMAEIWPDSVVEEINLRVHMAALRKALGDGQAGQRYIVTVAQRGYSFVAPCSLEHIEQGPQRDAVVSNGHNLPLRRTRLIGRQVLVDSLVTELPRQRFITLVGPGGIGKTTVALRVAEQLIGRYRDGIRLLDLTPISEPSVITGQLATLLDLSLHEGEPLNSLAAFLRERQMLLVIDNCEHLLDSVAVLCENLLRGAPQVHILATSRESLRAEGEYVQRLESLDCPPPIAVLDRAQALSFSALQLFVERAMANHDSFELTDAELPLVIDICRRLDGIPLALELAAAQVASLGLSGLMTQLQERFRLLTHSSQTTLGRHQTLHTTLDWSFNLLSACEQTCLRRLGIFCGGFTLESAAAVIVGEHVEPREVFGSITQLVAKSLLNVDVGDEEVFYRLLDTTRSYALEKLEQTAELPATRERHAERCLALMQQAQNDWEHIPTGLWIERYARSLEDIRAALDWGLSAQGPHALAIRLTATSTPLWQELSLLNEYGGYVRKALSLLDAAPQACPRLQMTLKLALGSTCYHAQGGTAETIEAFVSARTLANDCNDLAGQLRAVSGHLAVNLSCGHYQMALEQSEQFDRLGLHGDAMLSLSTHRLRVLALHFAGDQQRARMNAEEVIQRMAHSGHLNRFTHGFGVQYDQSVAALTILARILWIQGQPEQAWRTARQALDVALQINHGTSICYTLALSGCLIAQYNGDTRTARELLRLLLEQAQKHSVLLFYTWARHYALVIDSAEADALPRPGVGLVKEIMVTLDSGFVDDDLLQRAETGAAGWSTAEILRARADALLAADCPVKNCAAETVLIKALNVAKAQGALAWELRSATSLARLWQRQDRCRQAHELLTPIYQRFTEGHATPDLVAVKCLLGELQGHLPV; encoded by the coding sequence TTGACCCTCGCCCCCGAACAGGTTGTGCATTTCGGCCCCTACAGGATCTATCCGGGACAACGCCTGGTGATGGAATCCGACCGGCCCCTGCGCCTCGGTCGGCGAGCCATGGACATCCTGTTGATCCTGCTGGAGCACGCCGGGAAAGTGGTCAGCAAGCAACAGCTGATGGCCGAAATCTGGCCCGACAGCGTGGTGGAAGAGATCAACCTGCGGGTGCACATGGCCGCCTTGCGCAAAGCTCTCGGCGACGGTCAGGCCGGCCAGCGCTACATCGTCACCGTGGCCCAGCGCGGCTACAGCTTTGTCGCGCCGTGCTCGCTGGAGCACATCGAGCAAGGTCCGCAACGTGACGCCGTTGTCTCGAACGGCCATAACCTGCCCTTGCGCCGCACTCGCCTGATCGGTCGCCAGGTGCTGGTCGACAGCCTGGTGACGGAACTGCCGCGCCAGCGCTTCATCACCCTCGTCGGCCCCGGCGGCATTGGCAAGACCACCGTCGCCCTGCGCGTCGCCGAGCAACTGATCGGCCGCTACCGCGACGGCATTCGCCTGCTGGACCTGACGCCGATCAGCGAACCTTCGGTGATCACTGGGCAACTGGCGACATTGCTCGACCTGTCCCTGCACGAGGGCGAACCGCTGAACAGCCTCGCTGCGTTCCTGCGCGAACGGCAGATGTTGTTGGTCATCGACAATTGCGAACACCTGCTCGACAGCGTGGCAGTGCTCTGTGAAAACCTGCTGCGTGGCGCGCCGCAGGTGCATATCCTGGCCACCAGCCGCGAGAGCCTGCGGGCCGAAGGCGAGTACGTCCAGCGCCTGGAATCACTGGACTGCCCGCCGCCGATTGCCGTGCTGGACCGCGCCCAGGCCCTGAGTTTTTCCGCACTGCAATTGTTCGTCGAGCGGGCGATGGCCAACCACGACAGCTTTGAATTGACCGATGCCGAATTGCCGCTGGTCATCGATATCTGCCGGCGCCTCGACGGCATTCCGCTGGCGCTCGAACTGGCGGCCGCGCAAGTCGCGAGCCTTGGCCTCAGCGGCTTGATGACGCAGTTGCAAGAACGTTTTCGCCTGCTCACCCACAGCAGTCAGACCACCCTGGGCCGGCATCAAACCCTGCACACGACGCTGGACTGGAGCTTCAATCTGCTCAGTGCCTGTGAACAAACCTGCCTGCGCCGACTGGGCATCTTCTGCGGTGGCTTTACCCTGGAATCGGCAGCAGCGGTAATCGTTGGCGAACACGTCGAACCTCGCGAGGTGTTCGGCTCGATCACGCAATTGGTGGCCAAATCGCTGCTCAACGTCGACGTCGGCGACGAAGAGGTGTTCTACCGCCTGCTCGACACCACCCGCAGCTACGCCCTGGAAAAGCTCGAACAGACCGCTGAACTGCCCGCCACCCGCGAACGCCACGCCGAGCGCTGCCTGGCCCTGATGCAGCAGGCACAGAATGACTGGGAACACATCCCCACCGGCCTGTGGATCGAGCGTTATGCCCGAAGCTTGGAAGATATTCGCGCCGCGCTCGACTGGGGACTGTCGGCACAGGGGCCGCATGCGCTGGCAATCCGCCTGACCGCGACGTCCACGCCACTGTGGCAGGAACTGTCACTGCTCAACGAGTACGGCGGTTATGTACGCAAGGCCCTGTCGCTACTCGACGCTGCGCCCCAAGCCTGCCCGCGTCTGCAAATGACCCTGAAACTGGCCCTCGGCAGCACCTGTTACCACGCCCAGGGCGGCACCGCCGAAACCATTGAAGCCTTCGTCAGTGCCCGGACCCTGGCTAATGACTGCAATGACCTGGCTGGACAACTGCGCGCCGTCTCCGGGCACCTGGCGGTCAACCTCAGTTGCGGCCACTATCAAATGGCCCTCGAACAGAGCGAGCAATTCGACCGACTCGGACTGCACGGTGATGCGATGCTGTCCCTGAGCACCCATCGCCTGCGGGTGCTGGCCCTGCACTTTGCCGGCGATCAGCAGCGGGCGCGGATGAACGCCGAAGAGGTGATCCAGCGCATGGCCCACAGTGGCCATCTCAACCGCTTTACCCACGGGTTTGGCGTGCAATACGATCAGAGCGTCGCCGCCCTGACCATCCTCGCCCGCATCCTCTGGATACAGGGTCAACCGGAGCAAGCCTGGCGGACGGCCCGGCAGGCGCTGGACGTTGCGCTGCAGATCAACCACGGCACGTCCATCTGCTACACCCTGGCGCTGTCTGGCTGCCTGATCGCCCAGTACAACGGCGACACCCGGACTGCCCGCGAACTCTTGCGCCTGCTGCTGGAACAGGCGCAGAAACACTCGGTGTTGCTGTTCTATACGTGGGCTCGACACTATGCGCTGGTCATCGACAGTGCCGAGGCCGATGCGCTACCTCGTCCGGGTGTGGGTTTAGTCAAGGAAATCATGGTGACCCTCGACAGCGGCTTCGTCGATGACGATTTGCTGCAACGCGCCGAGACCGGCGCGGCGGGCTGGAGTACCGCGGAGATTCTGCGGGCCAGGGCCGATGCGCTGCTGGCCGCTGATTGCCCGGTGAAAAATTGTGCCGCCGAGACCGTGCTGATCAAGGCGCTCAATGTGGCAAAGGCCCAGGGCGCCCTGGCGTGGGAGCTACGCAGCGCCACCTCGTTGGCGCGGCTTTGGCAGCGTCAGGACCGCTGCCGACAAGCCCATGAGTTACTGACGCCGATCTACCAGCGATTCACCGAAGGCCATGCCACGCCGGACCTGGTTGCTGTGAAATGTTTACTCGGCGAGCTGCAGGGTCACCTGCCGGTTTGA
- a CDS encoding winged helix-turn-helix domain-containing protein yields the protein MNSFRDINSDTVLHFGPYAFHVNQRLVLEGDQPLRLGGRALDILQVLVEHAGSVVSKDELIAQVWPRTVVEEINLRVHIAALRRAFRDGQNGHCYIVNIPERGYSFIAPVQAMEVTPFTLDALHKTPHNLPARLTSVIGRDAVVGSLVRQLPGRRFMTLVGPCGIGKTTVALRAAELLVQHYRDGVWLVDLAMIDDTAQVLDHLKRTLEQDVGATLDTLGRWHALLVLDNCEHLLEGCRTLIEELLISAPRLSILATSREPLLATNETLLPLPPLLVPPVSALRSLDEVMGYSAVQLFVSRARARQQGFALREQDLNAVREICRRLDGLPLAIELAAAQIDALALVGVQAQLDNCFQMLTQGRRTAGPRHKSLKAALDWSYERLSPLEQTVLQRLAVFKSAFTLNAAMGVISCATVSPSSLVSVLECLTLKSLLSLEQVRGVTRYRFLNTTRCYALEKLEQSRALRTVEMRCASLTPRPSNRQVTLQLAE from the coding sequence ATGAATAGCTTCAGAGATATCAATAGCGACACGGTGCTGCACTTCGGCCCCTACGCGTTCCACGTCAATCAACGGCTCGTGCTGGAAGGTGATCAGCCGCTGCGCCTGGGCGGGCGGGCGCTGGATATTTTGCAGGTGCTGGTCGAGCATGCAGGCTCGGTGGTCAGCAAGGACGAACTGATTGCTCAGGTCTGGCCGAGAACGGTGGTCGAGGAAATCAACCTGCGCGTGCACATTGCTGCCCTGCGTCGGGCCTTTCGTGATGGACAAAACGGCCACTGCTACATCGTCAATATCCCCGAGCGTGGCTACAGCTTTATCGCGCCGGTGCAGGCGATGGAAGTCACGCCTTTCACCCTCGACGCCCTTCATAAAACTCCACATAACCTGCCGGCTCGACTCACGTCGGTCATAGGACGCGATGCAGTCGTTGGCAGTCTGGTGCGGCAGTTGCCGGGGCGCCGTTTCATGACGTTGGTCGGGCCGTGTGGCATCGGCAAGACCACTGTGGCGCTGCGTGCCGCCGAATTGCTGGTGCAGCACTATCGTGATGGCGTGTGGTTGGTGGATCTGGCGATGATCGATGACACGGCGCAGGTCCTCGATCATTTGAAGCGCACGTTGGAGCAGGACGTCGGCGCGACCCTGGACACGCTGGGACGATGGCATGCGTTGCTGGTCCTCGACAATTGCGAACACCTGCTCGAAGGCTGCCGTACGCTGATCGAGGAGCTACTGATTTCGGCACCCCGCCTGTCGATTCTCGCCACAAGCCGCGAACCGCTGCTGGCGACAAACGAAACACTCCTGCCTTTGCCGCCGCTGCTGGTGCCGCCCGTGTCGGCATTGCGCAGTCTCGATGAGGTCATGGGTTATTCGGCTGTGCAGTTGTTCGTCAGCCGAGCCCGCGCTCGTCAGCAAGGATTTGCCCTGCGTGAGCAGGACCTCAACGCCGTGCGTGAAATCTGTCGGCGACTCGATGGATTACCGTTGGCGATAGAGCTGGCGGCGGCGCAGATCGATGCGTTGGCGCTGGTTGGTGTGCAAGCGCAACTGGATAACTGTTTTCAGATGCTGACCCAGGGGCGGCGAACGGCGGGCCCGCGACACAAGAGCCTCAAAGCCGCCCTCGACTGGAGCTACGAGCGGCTAAGCCCGCTGGAGCAAACGGTTTTGCAGCGTCTGGCGGTGTTCAAGTCCGCGTTCACCCTGAACGCGGCGATGGGCGTGATCAGTTGCGCGACGGTGTCGCCATCCAGTCTGGTCAGCGTATTGGAATGCCTGACGCTAAAGTCGCTGCTGTCGCTGGAGCAAGTCCGCGGCGTGACGCGCTACCGTTTCCTCAATACCACCCGCTGCTATGCCCTGGAAAAACTCGAACAGAGCAGGGCCTTGCGCACTGTTGAAATGCGCTGCGCCAGCCTCACACCCCGGCCATCAAACCGGCAGGTGACCCTGCAGCTCGCCGAGTAA
- a CDS encoding GlxA family transcriptional regulator, giving the protein MKTVAMVLFPDFLLLDMAGPMEVFSIANRYLRPDDHYVLTTLGTEPGALRASNGVRVLADMPVDQACDGFDLLLVPGGPGAYNEKHPSLLQWLKHNVSRSTTYGSICTGAFVLGHAGLLDGYRVTTHWHYTERLLKAFPMARVETDQIFVQDRNLITSGGVTAGIDLALAVVAADHGKKVAQDVAKVLLVVMKRQGGQAQFSPLMAAVAPYETAITRVQNHVLERLDEAFSVERMASLAAMSPRHFARVFAREVNMTPMEFLQNARIDCARNLLETGDLPLKTVAFKSGFGSVRHMRFLFSEKLGLTPTQYREQFS; this is encoded by the coding sequence ATGAAAACCGTGGCAATGGTGCTGTTCCCCGACTTTCTCCTGCTCGACATGGCCGGTCCGATGGAGGTGTTTTCCATCGCCAACCGCTATCTCAGACCCGACGACCACTATGTGCTGACAACCCTTGGCACCGAGCCCGGCGCACTGCGGGCGTCCAATGGCGTGAGGGTGCTCGCGGACATGCCTGTCGATCAGGCCTGCGATGGCTTCGATCTGCTGCTGGTGCCCGGCGGCCCCGGTGCCTACAACGAAAAACATCCGTCGTTGCTCCAGTGGCTCAAGCACAACGTCAGTCGATCGACGACCTATGGCTCGATCTGCACCGGGGCGTTTGTGCTGGGCCACGCCGGTCTGCTCGATGGCTATCGGGTGACCACCCACTGGCATTACACCGAACGGTTGCTCAAGGCATTCCCCATGGCGAGGGTCGAGACCGACCAGATTTTCGTCCAGGACCGCAACCTCATCACCTCCGGCGGCGTCACCGCCGGCATTGACCTGGCGCTGGCCGTGGTTGCCGCAGACCATGGCAAGAAAGTCGCCCAGGACGTGGCCAAAGTGTTGCTGGTGGTGATGAAGCGCCAGGGTGGTCAGGCGCAATTCAGCCCGTTGATGGCGGCGGTGGCCCCCTATGAAACGGCGATAACCCGGGTGCAGAACCATGTGCTCGAACGCCTGGACGAAGCCTTCAGTGTCGAACGCATGGCCAGTCTGGCCGCCATGAGCCCGCGCCATTTCGCCAGGGTCTTCGCCCGGGAAGTGAACATGACGCCCATGGAGTTTCTGCAAAACGCGCGCATCGACTGCGCCAGGAACCTGCTGGAAACCGGTGACTTGCCGCTCAAGACCGTTGCGTTCAAAAGTGGCTTCGGCAGCGTGCGCCACATGCGTTTCCTGTTCAGTGAAAAGCTCGGCCTGACCCCGACCCAATACCGCGAGCAATTCAGCTAG
- a CDS encoding pirin family protein, protein MLTLRKASDRGLANHGWLKSFHTFSFASYRNPKEQGFSDLLVINDDRVAAGKGFGQHPHRDMEIFSYVLEGALEHKDTLGTGSVIRPGDVQLMSAGSGVAHSEYNHSDSRPVHFLQIWIVPEVSGAKPRYQQEHFSTQKKRGRLQLIISPDGAKGSLKVRQDARVYAGLIDGKESATLELAADRYAYVHVARGRVELNGVALQEGDGVRVRQEQLLTLSNGVDAEVLVFDLRPQELPEMP, encoded by the coding sequence ATGCTGACCCTTCGCAAAGCATCGGATCGTGGCCTGGCCAATCACGGTTGGCTGAAGTCGTTCCATACCTTTTCCTTCGCCAGCTATCGCAATCCGAAAGAGCAGGGATTTTCCGATCTGCTGGTGATCAACGATGACCGCGTGGCGGCCGGTAAAGGCTTCGGCCAGCACCCACACCGTGACATGGAGATTTTCTCCTACGTGCTCGAAGGTGCTCTGGAACACAAGGACACGTTAGGAACCGGCTCGGTGATTCGTCCCGGCGATGTACAGTTGATGAGCGCCGGCAGCGGCGTGGCGCACAGCGAGTACAACCACTCGGACTCGCGGCCGGTGCACTTTCTGCAAATCTGGATTGTCCCGGAAGTCAGCGGCGCCAAACCCCGCTATCAGCAAGAGCATTTCAGCACCCAGAAAAAACGCGGTCGCCTGCAATTGATCATCTCCCCCGACGGCGCCAAGGGTTCGCTGAAAGTGCGCCAGGACGCACGGGTGTATGCCGGACTGATCGATGGCAAGGAGAGTGCCACGCTGGAGCTGGCCGCCGATCGCTACGCCTATGTGCATGTGGCTCGCGGTCGCGTCGAACTGAACGGCGTGGCATTGCAGGAAGGCGACGGCGTGCGGGTTCGCCAGGAACAGTTGCTGACCTTGAGCAACGGCGTGGATGCCGAAGTGCTGGTGTTCGATCTGCGTCCGCAAGAGCTGCCGGAAATGCCATAA
- a CDS encoding LysR family transcriptional regulator, translated as MNWDDARVFLAVCRESTLRGAARVLGVDQATVGRRITALEKSLNATLFLRTSEGYALTAVGEAAMRAIEKMEHSALELERRIQGLDDRLTGTVRVTTTDSMAIDFLIPAIARLHQRHPDVRVQLDASTQILSLAKREADIAVRNTRPDNPDLIARRIARWPVGLFASQAYVDAHGVPEPGSAFEGHDLVVYQPYLQSGKDLTLVSEPPGRGRIVASLSSGLLVRRSIAAGIGIGEIPVYVGEKDGLVRLWPERTRPLPYDVWLVTHADLRHTARVRVVIDEIVEEFCGSEPARDGR; from the coding sequence ATGAATTGGGATGACGCACGGGTATTCCTCGCGGTCTGTCGCGAATCAACGTTGCGTGGCGCCGCGCGAGTGTTGGGTGTCGATCAGGCCACAGTCGGCCGGCGAATCACGGCGCTGGAAAAGTCATTGAACGCGACGTTGTTCCTGCGTACTTCCGAAGGCTATGCGCTGACAGCCGTAGGCGAAGCGGCGATGCGTGCCATCGAGAAAATGGAGCATTCGGCACTGGAGCTGGAGCGGCGTATCCAAGGCCTTGATGATCGCCTGACAGGCACCGTGCGGGTGACCACCACGGACTCGATGGCCATTGATTTCCTGATCCCGGCCATCGCTCGTCTGCATCAGCGTCACCCCGACGTACGGGTGCAACTGGATGCCTCGACACAAATCCTCAGCCTGGCGAAACGTGAAGCCGATATCGCGGTGCGAAATACCCGACCGGATAACCCGGACCTCATTGCCCGGCGAATCGCCCGTTGGCCGGTGGGGCTGTTCGCTTCGCAAGCATATGTGGATGCCCACGGTGTTCCCGAGCCGGGATCAGCGTTCGAAGGGCATGATCTGGTGGTGTATCAGCCGTATTTGCAGAGTGGCAAGGACCTGACGCTGGTCAGTGAGCCGCCGGGTCGCGGGCGGATTGTCGCCAGCCTGAGTTCCGGCCTGTTGGTGCGTCGCTCCATTGCCGCAGGGATCGGGATCGGGGAAATTCCGGTGTACGTGGGCGAAAAGGATGGGCTGGTGAGGTTGTGGCCGGAGCGCACTCGGCCGTTACCGTATGACGTGTGGCTGGTGACCCACGCGGATTTGCGGCATACGGCGCGGGTTCGCGTGGTGATTGATGAGATTGTCGAAGAGTTTTGTGGGAGCGAGCCTGCTCGCGATGGACGTTAA
- a CDS encoding YbfB/YjiJ family MFS transporter — protein sequence MPSATHDPRSAIWLPIFAGLSASLVSIGLARFAYTPLIPSLIQAHWFSASDVVYLGAANLVGYLIGALIGHPLARRTSNKTALRLMMLAVTLSFFACAFPLSVSWFFGWRLLSGVAGGAIMVLVAATVLPHVPASRKGLASGAIFLGIGLGIAGSGTIVPPLLTLGLQQTWLGLGLLALILTAISWFGWPSATPHATTTTTANAASTRTNPGVYLLFAQYALMAAGLVPAMVFLVDYVARGLGAGQHVGALIWVMYGIGAIVGPVSYGFLADHLGAKPSIRLVLVIQAIAVALLTVSNSFTALALLALILGSFPPGIVPLALARVHELVPGHHQQQVVWSRATVSFATLQAISGFAYSALFNASGGHHALMFVIAAGAIVVALLLELGVRLLSRPEQLVQVSCP from the coding sequence ATGCCCAGCGCAACGCACGACCCACGCAGCGCAATCTGGCTGCCCATATTCGCCGGTCTCAGCGCCAGCCTGGTCAGCATTGGCCTGGCTCGCTTCGCCTATACACCGTTAATCCCTTCGCTGATCCAGGCCCATTGGTTTTCCGCCAGCGACGTGGTGTACCTCGGCGCCGCGAACCTGGTGGGCTACCTCATCGGTGCACTGATCGGCCATCCGTTGGCGCGGCGGACGTCCAACAAAACCGCGCTGCGATTGATGATGCTGGCGGTGACATTGTCGTTTTTCGCCTGTGCGTTTCCGTTGTCGGTGAGCTGGTTTTTCGGTTGGCGCTTGCTCTCGGGCGTTGCCGGTGGCGCGATCATGGTGCTGGTGGCGGCGACAGTGTTGCCCCATGTGCCGGCCTCGCGCAAAGGCCTGGCCAGTGGCGCGATCTTTCTCGGCATAGGGTTGGGCATCGCGGGGTCGGGAACAATTGTCCCGCCGCTATTGACCCTCGGCCTGCAACAAACCTGGCTCGGCCTCGGCTTGCTGGCATTGATCTTGACCGCTATCAGCTGGTTTGGCTGGCCGTCGGCTACGCCCCATGCAACGACGACAACAACGGCCAATGCCGCGTCGACCAGGACAAACCCGGGTGTGTACTTGCTGTTTGCCCAGTACGCGCTCATGGCGGCGGGACTGGTGCCGGCCATGGTGTTCCTGGTGGATTACGTGGCTCGCGGCCTCGGTGCCGGGCAACACGTCGGCGCGCTGATTTGGGTGATGTACGGCATCGGCGCGATTGTCGGGCCGGTGAGCTATGGCTTTTTGGCAGACCATTTGGGGGCGAAGCCGAGTATTCGTCTGGTGCTGGTCATACAGGCGATTGCAGTGGCTTTGCTGACTGTCTCCAACTCTTTCACTGCGCTGGCCTTGCTGGCGTTGATCCTCGGTTCGTTTCCGCCGGGGATCGTGCCGTTGGCACTGGCGCGGGTTCACGAACTGGTCCCCGGGCATCATCAACAACAGGTCGTGTGGAGTCGCGCCACCGTGTCCTTCGCCACTCTCCAGGCCATTTCCGGGTTCGCTTACTCTGCCCTGTTTAACGCCAGCGGCGGCCACCATGCGCTGATGTTCGTGATCGCCGCCGGGGCGATAGTTGTGGCGTTGTTGTTGGAGTTGGGTGTGCGTTTGTTGAGTCGACCTGAGCAACTTGTTCAGGTCAGTTGCCCATGA
- a CDS encoding NAD(P)H-quinone oxidoreductase, translating to MNLPKDMTLIEITEPGAPEVLQPRQVPVPAPGAGEVLIRVHAAGVNRPDVLQRAGKYPMKPGMNPIPGLEVAGEVVAVGSGVSDFIVGDKVCALTNGGGYAQYCVVPASQALSIPEGMNWVQAAAIPETFFTVWANLFEMGGASKGQRALIHGGTSGIGTTALMLCREFGVKAFATAGSEEKCAAIRQLGAEPINYREQDFVQVIQEKTAGKGVNVILDIMGGSYLNQNIAALGMEGRVVMLGFLGGAHAKDVDLLAIMAKRATVTGSLLRPRTREEKASIAEQLREYVWPVLAAGRCLPMIDKVYALTEASQAHARMEAGDHIGKIVLRVD from the coding sequence ATGAACTTGCCTAAAGACATGACCCTGATTGAAATCACCGAACCCGGTGCTCCTGAAGTCCTGCAACCGCGCCAGGTACCGGTCCCTGCGCCAGGCGCCGGTGAAGTACTGATCCGCGTGCACGCCGCCGGGGTCAATCGCCCGGACGTGCTTCAACGCGCGGGCAAGTACCCGATGAAGCCCGGCATGAACCCGATCCCGGGGCTGGAAGTGGCCGGTGAAGTAGTCGCCGTTGGCTCGGGCGTCAGCGACTTTATCGTTGGCGACAAGGTCTGTGCGCTGACCAATGGTGGTGGGTATGCGCAATACTGCGTGGTTCCCGCCAGTCAGGCCTTGTCGATTCCCGAAGGCATGAACTGGGTGCAAGCGGCCGCGATCCCGGAAACTTTCTTCACCGTGTGGGCCAATTTGTTCGAGATGGGCGGCGCCAGCAAAGGCCAGCGAGCGCTGATCCACGGCGGCACCAGTGGCATCGGCACCACCGCGTTGATGTTGTGCCGCGAGTTCGGCGTCAAGGCATTTGCCACGGCAGGCAGTGAGGAAAAGTGTGCGGCGATCCGCCAATTAGGGGCCGAGCCGATCAACTACCGCGAACAGGATTTCGTCCAGGTCATTCAGGAAAAAACCGCTGGCAAAGGCGTCAATGTCATCCTCGACATCATGGGCGGTTCGTACCTGAACCAGAATATCGCGGCCTTGGGCATGGAAGGTCGAGTGGTGATGCTGGGCTTCCTCGGAGGTGCACACGCCAAAGACGTCGACCTGCTGGCGATCATGGCCAAACGTGCCACGGTCACCGGTTCACTGCTGCGCCCACGCACCCGGGAAGAAAAAGCCTCGATCGCTGAACAGTTGCGTGAATACGTATGGCCCGTGCTGGCGGCCGGGCGTTGCCTGCCGATGATCGACAAGGTTTATGCGCTTACCGAAGCGTCACAGGCCCATGCGCGGATGGAAGCAGGCGATCACATCGGCAAGATCGTATTGCGCGTGGACTGA
- a CDS encoding alpha/beta hydrolase → MPSAFLTRLRQRWLPLLCMAALVVGLPVSCGALKYKERELLFRIEPGTAGWYRGLPQDVQEFDIKPASFKAGQNLHAWWWPAARRDAPSILYLHGVRWNLTGQAFRIEQLRAMGYSVLAIDYRGFGQSKGDLPSEASVYEDARAAWERFTAMQPDASKRLIYGHSLGGAVAIDLAADLAAQAKKERIAVPVRGLVIESTFTSLGDAVAEVAGNNLPVNWLPVRWLLSQKFDSIDKIVDIDMPLLVVHGLADPFMPSRFSQQLFNAANEPKRLLLVPGGTHNNSMSLGGSQYRQAIEGLMRAKPQIAGPTGSRGNQDS, encoded by the coding sequence ATGCCCTCTGCCTTCCTCACTCGTCTGCGCCAACGCTGGCTGCCGTTACTGTGCATGGCCGCTCTGGTCGTCGGCCTGCCAGTGAGTTGCGGCGCGCTCAAGTACAAGGAGCGCGAGTTATTGTTCCGTATCGAACCCGGCACGGCAGGCTGGTATCGCGGTTTGCCGCAGGATGTGCAGGAATTCGACATCAAGCCCGCCAGCTTCAAGGCTGGGCAAAACCTGCATGCCTGGTGGTGGCCGGCCGCGCGTCGCGATGCACCATCGATCCTGTACCTGCATGGCGTGCGCTGGAATCTCACCGGCCAAGCGTTCCGCATCGAACAACTGCGCGCCATGGGCTATTCGGTGCTGGCAATCGACTACCGCGGCTTTGGCCAAAGCAAGGGTGACTTGCCGTCGGAGGCTAGCGTTTATGAAGATGCCCGAGCCGCCTGGGAACGCTTCACCGCGATGCAACCGGACGCCAGCAAGCGCTTGATCTACGGTCACTCCCTGGGTGGCGCGGTGGCCATCGACCTCGCCGCAGACCTCGCCGCGCAGGCGAAAAAGGAACGTATCGCGGTGCCGGTACGCGGACTGGTGATCGAATCCACCTTCACCTCGCTGGGCGATGCCGTGGCAGAAGTGGCCGGCAATAACCTTCCCGTGAACTGGTTGCCGGTACGCTGGCTGCTGTCGCAGAAATTCGACTCCATCGACAAGATCGTAGACATCGACATGCCGCTGCTGGTGGTGCACGGTTTGGCCGATCCGTTCATGCCATCGCGGTTTAGCCAGCAATTATTCAATGCGGCCAACGAGCCCAAGCGTCTGTTGCTGGTCCCCGGCGGGACGCACAACAACAGCATGAGCCTGGGCGGCTCCCAGTATCGCCAGGCAATCGAAGGCTTGATGCGAGCAAAACCGCAGATCGCCGGGCCAACGGGCTCACGGGGCAATCAGGACTCCTGA